In a single window of the Zea mays cultivar B73 chromosome 5, Zm-B73-REFERENCE-NAM-5.0, whole genome shotgun sequence genome:
- the LOC100276980 gene encoding Alpha-1,3-arabinosyltransferase XAT3 isoform 2 (isoform 2 is encoded by transcript variant 2), with the protein MGSPKAAKSMVKQRIWRHRLVAPFAAVLITAVVVFSGLFAQDPSATSEFTAVNAGNTLPVRDKSESTAARGSPNKEDLATAAFEQELDVGNSEPNQAFQGTVPAAGERGTATAVPVQRERSSGGSEPEEKQSPPQDQEGEETSAKSGLVQYTTCTPRTGATVCDLSNQRYDICELCGDARAIGRSSTVMYVPQPLTSNGEEWNIPAQSRKSLPWIKKVTVKTLKASQQAPSCTSRHTMPAIVFALGGFTGNVWHDVSDVLVPLFLTARQFDQDVQLLVTDNRPWFIKKYSAILRRLTRHSVIDFDADDEVRCYPHVIVGLRSHRDLGIDPDSTPQKNYTMVDFRLFVREAYGLPAPGVDIPYRADKDEPEKKKPRMMLIERGKTRRLVNTPDVLLGLGWFGFEVVRADPRTHSDLEEFARLVDSCDAMMGVHGAGLTNMVFLRSGAALVHVVPYGVEFMADGFYGAPARDMGLRHVRYSVGPDESTLLEKYGRNHAVVRDPEAVRSGGWEKVGEVYMTEQDVVLNVTRFGPSLLKAIEFIV; encoded by the exons ATGGGGTCGCCCAAGGCGGCCAAGAGCATGGTGAAGCAACGCATCTGGCGTCACCGGCTCGTCGCGCCGTTCGCTGCCGTTCTCATCACGGCCGTCGTCGTATTCTCCGGCCTGTTCGCGCAGGACCCAAGTG CCACCTCGGAGTTCACTGCCGTGAACGCGGGTAACACCCTGCCAGTGCGCGATAAGTCGGAATCCACAG CAGCCAGAGGATCTCCCAACAAGGAGGATCTTGCAACAGCTGCATTTGAGCAAGAATTGGATGTTGGAAATTCTG AGCCCAATCAAGCTTTCCAAGGCACCGTGCCTGCAGCAGGCGAGAGAGGGACAGCAACGGCAGTGCCGGTCCAACGAGAAAGAAGCAGTGGAGGATCTG AACCTGAAGAGAAGCAATCGCCCCCACAGGAccaggaaggagaagaaacctcTGCTAAGTCAG GTTTAGTCCAGTACACAACATGCACACCTCGAACGGGAGCAACCGTCTGTGATCTCTCCAACCAGCGGTACGACATCTGTGAGCTTTGCGGTGATGCTCGCGCCATTGGCCGCTCCTCCACCGTAATGTACGTCCCACAGCCCCTTACTTCCAACGGTGAAGAGTGGAACATTCCAGCACAATCACGGAAGAGCCTTCCATGGATCAAGAAGGTGACTGTCAAAACCCTGAAGGCTTCCCAACAGGCGCCAAGCTGCACATCCAGGCACACCATGCCAGCCATCGTCTTTGCGTTGGGCGGGTTCACAGGAAACGTCTGGCACGACGTGAGCGACGTCCTTGTCCCTCTGTTCCTTACCGCCCGCCAGTTCGACCAAGATGTCCAGCTACTCGTCACCGACAACCGGCCCTGGTTCATCAAGAAATACTCGGCAATCCTCCGCCGCCTCACGAGACACAGTGTCATCGATTTCGATGCAGACGACGAGGTGAGGTGCTATCCGCATGTCATCGTCGGGCTGAGGAGCCACCGGGACCTCGGCATCGATCCGGACTCCACGCCGCAGAAGAACTACACGATGGTGGATTTCCGTCTGTTTGTCCGCGAAGCCTACGGACTGCCCGCGCCTGGAGTGGACATACCGTACAGGGCTGACAAAGACGAGCCCGAGAAGAAGAAGCCCCGGATGATGCTCATCGAGCGGGGCAAGACGCGGAGGCTCGTGAACACGCCTGACGTTCTACTCGGGCTTGGCTGGTTCGGCTTCGAGGTGGTCAGGGCGGATCCAAGGACCCACTCTGACCTCGAGGAGTTTGCCCGCCTAGTCGACTCGTGTGACGCGATGATGGGCGTCCACGGTGCCGGTTTGACCAACATGGTGTTCCTGaggtcgggcgcggcgctggtgcACGTCGTGCCCTACGGGGTCGAGTTCATGGCTGACGGGTTCTACGGCGCGCCTGCGAGGGACATGGGCCTCAGGCATGTGCGGTACAGCGTCGGTCCAGACGAGAGCACGCTGCTGGAGAAGTACGGCAGGAACCATGCGGTGGTGAGAGACCCGGAGGCCGTAAGGAGCGGCGGATGGGAGAAGGTCGGGGAGGTCTACATGACCGAGCAGGACGTCGTGCTCAACGTGACGAGGTTTGGACCTAGTTTGTTGAAGGCAATAGAGTTCATTGTGTAG
- the LOC100276980 gene encoding Alpha-1,3-arabinosyltransferase XAT3 isoform 1 (isoform 1 is encoded by transcript variant 1), whose translation MGSPKAAKSMVKQRIWRHRLVAPFAAVLITAVVVFSGLFAQDPSATSEFTAVNAGNTLPVRDKSESTGAAARGSPNKEDLATAAFEQELDVGNSEPNQAFQGTVPAAGERGTATAVPVQRERSSGGSEPEEKQSPPQDQEGEETSAKSGASFCARTVVHKLEEEYVLCALLEPRLSTNSSLGCSPRAFYLKEMFSWVEVVFLF comes from the exons ATGGGGTCGCCCAAGGCGGCCAAGAGCATGGTGAAGCAACGCATCTGGCGTCACCGGCTCGTCGCGCCGTTCGCTGCCGTTCTCATCACGGCCGTCGTCGTATTCTCCGGCCTGTTCGCGCAGGACCCAAGTG CCACCTCGGAGTTCACTGCCGTGAACGCGGGTAACACCCTGCCAGTGCGCGATAAGTCGGAATCCACAG GTGCAGCAGCCAGAGGATCTCCCAACAAGGAGGATCTTGCAACAGCTGCATTTGAGCAAGAATTGGATGTTGGAAATTCTG AGCCCAATCAAGCTTTCCAAGGCACCGTGCCTGCAGCAGGCGAGAGAGGGACAGCAACGGCAGTGCCGGTCCAACGAGAAAGAAGCAGTGGAGGATCTG AACCTGAAGAGAAGCAATCGCCCCCACAGGAccaggaaggagaagaaacctcTGCTAAGTCAG GAGCTAGCTTCTGTGCTCGGACGGTGGTACACAAACTGGAGGAAGAATATGTCCTTTGTGCTCTGCTGGAGCCTCGGCTCTCAACAAACTCCTCTCTAGGTTGCTCTCCTCGGGCTTTCTATCTCAAGGAGATGTTTTCGTGGGTCGAGGTTGTATTTTTGTTTTGA
- the LOC100276980 gene encoding alpha-1,3-arabinosyltransferase XAT3 isoform X2 — translation MGSPKAAKSMVKQRIWRHRLVAPFAAVLITAVVVFSGLFAQDPSATSEFTAVNAGNTLPVRDKSESTARGSPNKEDLATAAFEQELDVGNSEPNQAFQGTVPAAGERGTATAVPVQRERSSGGSEPEEKQSPPQDQEGEETSAKSGLVQYTTCTPRTGATVCDLSNQRYDICELCGDARAIGRSSTVMYVPQPLTSNGEEWNIPAQSRKSLPWIKKVTVKTLKASQQAPSCTSRHTMPAIVFALGGFTGNVWHDVSDVLVPLFLTARQFDQDVQLLVTDNRPWFIKKYSAILRRLTRHSVIDFDADDEVRCYPHVIVGLRSHRDLGIDPDSTPQKNYTMVDFRLFVREAYGLPAPGVDIPYRADKDEPEKKKPRMMLIERGKTRRLVNTPDVLLGLGWFGFEVVRADPRTHSDLEEFARLVDSCDAMMGVHGAGLTNMVFLRSGAALVHVVPYGVEFMADGFYGAPARDMGLRHVRYSVGPDESTLLEKYGRNHAVVRDPEAVRSGGWEKVGEVYMTEQDVVLNVTRFGPSLLKAIEFIV, via the exons ATGGGGTCGCCCAAGGCGGCCAAGAGCATGGTGAAGCAACGCATCTGGCGTCACCGGCTCGTCGCGCCGTTCGCTGCCGTTCTCATCACGGCCGTCGTCGTATTCTCCGGCCTGTTCGCGCAGGACCCAAGTG CCACCTCGGAGTTCACTGCCGTGAACGCGGGTAACACCCTGCCAGTGCGCGATAAGTCGGAATCCACAG CCAGAGGATCTCCCAACAAGGAGGATCTTGCAACAGCTGCATTTGAGCAAGAATTGGATGTTGGAAATTCTG AGCCCAATCAAGCTTTCCAAGGCACCGTGCCTGCAGCAGGCGAGAGAGGGACAGCAACGGCAGTGCCGGTCCAACGAGAAAGAAGCAGTGGAGGATCTG AACCTGAAGAGAAGCAATCGCCCCCACAGGAccaggaaggagaagaaacctcTGCTAAGTCAG GTTTAGTCCAGTACACAACATGCACACCTCGAACGGGAGCAACCGTCTGTGATCTCTCCAACCAGCGGTACGACATCTGTGAGCTTTGCGGTGATGCTCGCGCCATTGGCCGCTCCTCCACCGTAATGTACGTCCCACAGCCCCTTACTTCCAACGGTGAAGAGTGGAACATTCCAGCACAATCACGGAAGAGCCTTCCATGGATCAAGAAGGTGACTGTCAAAACCCTGAAGGCTTCCCAACAGGCGCCAAGCTGCACATCCAGGCACACCATGCCAGCCATCGTCTTTGCGTTGGGCGGGTTCACAGGAAACGTCTGGCACGACGTGAGCGACGTCCTTGTCCCTCTGTTCCTTACCGCCCGCCAGTTCGACCAAGATGTCCAGCTACTCGTCACCGACAACCGGCCCTGGTTCATCAAGAAATACTCGGCAATCCTCCGCCGCCTCACGAGACACAGTGTCATCGATTTCGATGCAGACGACGAGGTGAGGTGCTATCCGCATGTCATCGTCGGGCTGAGGAGCCACCGGGACCTCGGCATCGATCCGGACTCCACGCCGCAGAAGAACTACACGATGGTGGATTTCCGTCTGTTTGTCCGCGAAGCCTACGGACTGCCCGCGCCTGGAGTGGACATACCGTACAGGGCTGACAAAGACGAGCCCGAGAAGAAGAAGCCCCGGATGATGCTCATCGAGCGGGGCAAGACGCGGAGGCTCGTGAACACGCCTGACGTTCTACTCGGGCTTGGCTGGTTCGGCTTCGAGGTGGTCAGGGCGGATCCAAGGACCCACTCTGACCTCGAGGAGTTTGCCCGCCTAGTCGACTCGTGTGACGCGATGATGGGCGTCCACGGTGCCGGTTTGACCAACATGGTGTTCCTGaggtcgggcgcggcgctggtgcACGTCGTGCCCTACGGGGTCGAGTTCATGGCTGACGGGTTCTACGGCGCGCCTGCGAGGGACATGGGCCTCAGGCATGTGCGGTACAGCGTCGGTCCAGACGAGAGCACGCTGCTGGAGAAGTACGGCAGGAACCATGCGGTGGTGAGAGACCCGGAGGCCGTAAGGAGCGGCGGATGGGAGAAGGTCGGGGAGGTCTACATGACCGAGCAGGACGTCGTGCTCAACGTGACGAGGTTTGGACCTAGTTTGTTGAAGGCAATAGAGTTCATTGTGTAG
- the LOC100276980 gene encoding alpha-1,3-arabinosyltransferase XAT3 isoform X5 encodes MGSPKAAKSMVKQRIWRHRLVAPFAAVLITAVVVFSGLFAQDPSATSEFTAVNAGNTLPVRDKSESTEPNQAFQGTVPAAGERGTATAVPVQRERSSGGSEPEEKQSPPQDQEGEETSAKSGLVQYTTCTPRTGATVCDLSNQRYDICELCGDARAIGRSSTVMYVPQPLTSNGEEWNIPAQSRKSLPWIKKVTVKTLKASQQAPSCTSRHTMPAIVFALGGFTGNVWHDVSDVLVPLFLTARQFDQDVQLLVTDNRPWFIKKYSAILRRLTRHSVIDFDADDEVRCYPHVIVGLRSHRDLGIDPDSTPQKNYTMVDFRLFVREAYGLPAPGVDIPYRADKDEPEKKKPRMMLIERGKTRRLVNTPDVLLGLGWFGFEVVRADPRTHSDLEEFARLVDSCDAMMGVHGAGLTNMVFLRSGAALVHVVPYGVEFMADGFYGAPARDMGLRHVRYSVGPDESTLLEKYGRNHAVVRDPEAVRSGGWEKVGEVYMTEQDVVLNVTRFGPSLLKAIEFIV; translated from the exons ATGGGGTCGCCCAAGGCGGCCAAGAGCATGGTGAAGCAACGCATCTGGCGTCACCGGCTCGTCGCGCCGTTCGCTGCCGTTCTCATCACGGCCGTCGTCGTATTCTCCGGCCTGTTCGCGCAGGACCCAAGTG CCACCTCGGAGTTCACTGCCGTGAACGCGGGTAACACCCTGCCAGTGCGCGATAAGTCGGAATCCACAG AGCCCAATCAAGCTTTCCAAGGCACCGTGCCTGCAGCAGGCGAGAGAGGGACAGCAACGGCAGTGCCGGTCCAACGAGAAAGAAGCAGTGGAGGATCTG AACCTGAAGAGAAGCAATCGCCCCCACAGGAccaggaaggagaagaaacctcTGCTAAGTCAG GTTTAGTCCAGTACACAACATGCACACCTCGAACGGGAGCAACCGTCTGTGATCTCTCCAACCAGCGGTACGACATCTGTGAGCTTTGCGGTGATGCTCGCGCCATTGGCCGCTCCTCCACCGTAATGTACGTCCCACAGCCCCTTACTTCCAACGGTGAAGAGTGGAACATTCCAGCACAATCACGGAAGAGCCTTCCATGGATCAAGAAGGTGACTGTCAAAACCCTGAAGGCTTCCCAACAGGCGCCAAGCTGCACATCCAGGCACACCATGCCAGCCATCGTCTTTGCGTTGGGCGGGTTCACAGGAAACGTCTGGCACGACGTGAGCGACGTCCTTGTCCCTCTGTTCCTTACCGCCCGCCAGTTCGACCAAGATGTCCAGCTACTCGTCACCGACAACCGGCCCTGGTTCATCAAGAAATACTCGGCAATCCTCCGCCGCCTCACGAGACACAGTGTCATCGATTTCGATGCAGACGACGAGGTGAGGTGCTATCCGCATGTCATCGTCGGGCTGAGGAGCCACCGGGACCTCGGCATCGATCCGGACTCCACGCCGCAGAAGAACTACACGATGGTGGATTTCCGTCTGTTTGTCCGCGAAGCCTACGGACTGCCCGCGCCTGGAGTGGACATACCGTACAGGGCTGACAAAGACGAGCCCGAGAAGAAGAAGCCCCGGATGATGCTCATCGAGCGGGGCAAGACGCGGAGGCTCGTGAACACGCCTGACGTTCTACTCGGGCTTGGCTGGTTCGGCTTCGAGGTGGTCAGGGCGGATCCAAGGACCCACTCTGACCTCGAGGAGTTTGCCCGCCTAGTCGACTCGTGTGACGCGATGATGGGCGTCCACGGTGCCGGTTTGACCAACATGGTGTTCCTGaggtcgggcgcggcgctggtgcACGTCGTGCCCTACGGGGTCGAGTTCATGGCTGACGGGTTCTACGGCGCGCCTGCGAGGGACATGGGCCTCAGGCATGTGCGGTACAGCGTCGGTCCAGACGAGAGCACGCTGCTGGAGAAGTACGGCAGGAACCATGCGGTGGTGAGAGACCCGGAGGCCGTAAGGAGCGGCGGATGGGAGAAGGTCGGGGAGGTCTACATGACCGAGCAGGACGTCGTGCTCAACGTGACGAGGTTTGGACCTAGTTTGTTGAAGGCAATAGAGTTCATTGTGTAG
- the LOC100276980 gene encoding alpha-1,3-arabinosyltransferase XAT3 isoform X1, giving the protein MGSPKAAKSMVKQRIWRHRLVAPFAAVLITAVVVFSGLFAQDPSATSEFTAVNAGNTLPVRDKSESTGAAARGSPNKEDLATAAFEQELDVGNSEPNQAFQGTVPAAGERGTATAVPVQRERSSGGSEPEEKQSPPQDQEGEETSAKSGLVQYTTCTPRTGATVCDLSNQRYDICELCGDARAIGRSSTVMYVPQPLTSNGEEWNIPAQSRKSLPWIKKVTVKTLKASQQAPSCTSRHTMPAIVFALGGFTGNVWHDVSDVLVPLFLTARQFDQDVQLLVTDNRPWFIKKYSAILRRLTRHSVIDFDADDEVRCYPHVIVGLRSHRDLGIDPDSTPQKNYTMVDFRLFVREAYGLPAPGVDIPYRADKDEPEKKKPRMMLIERGKTRRLVNTPDVLLGLGWFGFEVVRADPRTHSDLEEFARLVDSCDAMMGVHGAGLTNMVFLRSGAALVHVVPYGVEFMADGFYGAPARDMGLRHVRYSVGPDESTLLEKYGRNHAVVRDPEAVRSGGWEKVGEVYMTEQDVVLNVTRFGPSLLKAIEFIV; this is encoded by the exons ATGGGGTCGCCCAAGGCGGCCAAGAGCATGGTGAAGCAACGCATCTGGCGTCACCGGCTCGTCGCGCCGTTCGCTGCCGTTCTCATCACGGCCGTCGTCGTATTCTCCGGCCTGTTCGCGCAGGACCCAAGTG CCACCTCGGAGTTCACTGCCGTGAACGCGGGTAACACCCTGCCAGTGCGCGATAAGTCGGAATCCACAG GTGCAGCAGCCAGAGGATCTCCCAACAAGGAGGATCTTGCAACAGCTGCATTTGAGCAAGAATTGGATGTTGGAAATTCTG AGCCCAATCAAGCTTTCCAAGGCACCGTGCCTGCAGCAGGCGAGAGAGGGACAGCAACGGCAGTGCCGGTCCAACGAGAAAGAAGCAGTGGAGGATCTG AACCTGAAGAGAAGCAATCGCCCCCACAGGAccaggaaggagaagaaacctcTGCTAAGTCAG GTTTAGTCCAGTACACAACATGCACACCTCGAACGGGAGCAACCGTCTGTGATCTCTCCAACCAGCGGTACGACATCTGTGAGCTTTGCGGTGATGCTCGCGCCATTGGCCGCTCCTCCACCGTAATGTACGTCCCACAGCCCCTTACTTCCAACGGTGAAGAGTGGAACATTCCAGCACAATCACGGAAGAGCCTTCCATGGATCAAGAAGGTGACTGTCAAAACCCTGAAGGCTTCCCAACAGGCGCCAAGCTGCACATCCAGGCACACCATGCCAGCCATCGTCTTTGCGTTGGGCGGGTTCACAGGAAACGTCTGGCACGACGTGAGCGACGTCCTTGTCCCTCTGTTCCTTACCGCCCGCCAGTTCGACCAAGATGTCCAGCTACTCGTCACCGACAACCGGCCCTGGTTCATCAAGAAATACTCGGCAATCCTCCGCCGCCTCACGAGACACAGTGTCATCGATTTCGATGCAGACGACGAGGTGAGGTGCTATCCGCATGTCATCGTCGGGCTGAGGAGCCACCGGGACCTCGGCATCGATCCGGACTCCACGCCGCAGAAGAACTACACGATGGTGGATTTCCGTCTGTTTGTCCGCGAAGCCTACGGACTGCCCGCGCCTGGAGTGGACATACCGTACAGGGCTGACAAAGACGAGCCCGAGAAGAAGAAGCCCCGGATGATGCTCATCGAGCGGGGCAAGACGCGGAGGCTCGTGAACACGCCTGACGTTCTACTCGGGCTTGGCTGGTTCGGCTTCGAGGTGGTCAGGGCGGATCCAAGGACCCACTCTGACCTCGAGGAGTTTGCCCGCCTAGTCGACTCGTGTGACGCGATGATGGGCGTCCACGGTGCCGGTTTGACCAACATGGTGTTCCTGaggtcgggcgcggcgctggtgcACGTCGTGCCCTACGGGGTCGAGTTCATGGCTGACGGGTTCTACGGCGCGCCTGCGAGGGACATGGGCCTCAGGCATGTGCGGTACAGCGTCGGTCCAGACGAGAGCACGCTGCTGGAGAAGTACGGCAGGAACCATGCGGTGGTGAGAGACCCGGAGGCCGTAAGGAGCGGCGGATGGGAGAAGGTCGGGGAGGTCTACATGACCGAGCAGGACGTCGTGCTCAACGTGACGAGGTTTGGACCTAGTTTGTTGAAGGCAATAGAGTTCATTGTGTAG
- the LOC100276980 gene encoding alpha-1,3-arabinosyltransferase XAT3 isoform X3, protein MGSPKAAKSMVKQRIWRHRLVAPFAAVLITAVVVFSGLFAQDPSATSEFTAVNAGNTLPVRDKSESTAARGSPNKEDLATAAFEQELDVGNSEPNQAFQGTVPAAGERGTATAVPVQRERSSGGSEPEEKQSPPQDQEGEETSAKSGLVQYTTCTPRTGATVCDLSNQRYDICELCGDARAIGRSSTVMYVPQPLTSNGEEWNIPAQSRKSLPWIKKVTVKTLKASQQAPSCTSRHTMPAIVFALGGFTGNVWHDVSDVLVPLFLTARQFDQDVQLLVTDNRPWFIKKYSAILRRLTRHSVIDFDADDEVRCYPHVIVGLRSHRDLGIDPDSTPQKNYTMVDFRLFVREAYGLPAPGVDIPYRADKDEPEKKKPRMMLIERGKTRRLVNTPDVLLGLGWFGFEVVRADPRTHSDLEEFARLVDSCDAMMGVHGAGLTNMVFLRSGAALVHVVPYGVEFMADGFYGAPARDMGLRHVRYSVGPDESTLLEKYGRNHAVVRDPEAVRSGGWEKVGEVYMTEQDVVLNVTRS, encoded by the exons ATGGGGTCGCCCAAGGCGGCCAAGAGCATGGTGAAGCAACGCATCTGGCGTCACCGGCTCGTCGCGCCGTTCGCTGCCGTTCTCATCACGGCCGTCGTCGTATTCTCCGGCCTGTTCGCGCAGGACCCAAGTG CCACCTCGGAGTTCACTGCCGTGAACGCGGGTAACACCCTGCCAGTGCGCGATAAGTCGGAATCCACAG CAGCCAGAGGATCTCCCAACAAGGAGGATCTTGCAACAGCTGCATTTGAGCAAGAATTGGATGTTGGAAATTCTG AGCCCAATCAAGCTTTCCAAGGCACCGTGCCTGCAGCAGGCGAGAGAGGGACAGCAACGGCAGTGCCGGTCCAACGAGAAAGAAGCAGTGGAGGATCTG AACCTGAAGAGAAGCAATCGCCCCCACAGGAccaggaaggagaagaaacctcTGCTAAGTCAG GTTTAGTCCAGTACACAACATGCACACCTCGAACGGGAGCAACCGTCTGTGATCTCTCCAACCAGCGGTACGACATCTGTGAGCTTTGCGGTGATGCTCGCGCCATTGGCCGCTCCTCCACCGTAATGTACGTCCCACAGCCCCTTACTTCCAACGGTGAAGAGTGGAACATTCCAGCACAATCACGGAAGAGCCTTCCATGGATCAAGAAGGTGACTGTCAAAACCCTGAAGGCTTCCCAACAGGCGCCAAGCTGCACATCCAGGCACACCATGCCAGCCATCGTCTTTGCGTTGGGCGGGTTCACAGGAAACGTCTGGCACGACGTGAGCGACGTCCTTGTCCCTCTGTTCCTTACCGCCCGCCAGTTCGACCAAGATGTCCAGCTACTCGTCACCGACAACCGGCCCTGGTTCATCAAGAAATACTCGGCAATCCTCCGCCGCCTCACGAGACACAGTGTCATCGATTTCGATGCAGACGACGAGGTGAGGTGCTATCCGCATGTCATCGTCGGGCTGAGGAGCCACCGGGACCTCGGCATCGATCCGGACTCCACGCCGCAGAAGAACTACACGATGGTGGATTTCCGTCTGTTTGTCCGCGAAGCCTACGGACTGCCCGCGCCTGGAGTGGACATACCGTACAGGGCTGACAAAGACGAGCCCGAGAAGAAGAAGCCCCGGATGATGCTCATCGAGCGGGGCAAGACGCGGAGGCTCGTGAACACGCCTGACGTTCTACTCGGGCTTGGCTGGTTCGGCTTCGAGGTGGTCAGGGCGGATCCAAGGACCCACTCTGACCTCGAGGAGTTTGCCCGCCTAGTCGACTCGTGTGACGCGATGATGGGCGTCCACGGTGCCGGTTTGACCAACATGGTGTTCCTGaggtcgggcgcggcgctggtgcACGTCGTGCCCTACGGGGTCGAGTTCATGGCTGACGGGTTCTACGGCGCGCCTGCGAGGGACATGGGCCTCAGGCATGTGCGGTACAGCGTCGGTCCAGACGAGAGCACGCTGCTGGAGAAGTACGGCAGGAACCATGCGGTGGTGAGAGACCCGGAGGCCGTAAGGAGCGGCGGATGGGAGAAGGTCGGGGAGGTCTACATGACCGAGCAGGACGTCGTGCTCAACGTGACGAG GAGCTAG
- the LOC100276980 gene encoding alpha-1,3-arabinosyltransferase XAT3 isoform X4 has translation MGSPKAAKSMVKQRIWRHRLVAPFAAVLITAVVVFSGLFAQDPSATSEFTAVNAGNTLPVRDKSESTARGSPNKEDLATAAFEQELDVGNSEPNQAFQGTVPAAGERGTATAVPVQRERSSGGSEPEEKQSPPQDQEGEETSAKSGLVQYTTCTPRTGATVCDLSNQRYDICELCGDARAIGRSSTVMYVPQPLTSNGEEWNIPAQSRKSLPWIKKVTVKTLKASQQAPSCTSRHTMPAIVFALGGFTGNVWHDVSDVLVPLFLTARQFDQDVQLLVTDNRPWFIKKYSAILRRLTRHSVIDFDADDEVRCYPHVIVGLRSHRDLGIDPDSTPQKNYTMVDFRLFVREAYGLPAPGVDIPYRADKDEPEKKKPRMMLIERGKTRRLVNTPDVLLGLGWFGFEVVRADPRTHSDLEEFARLVDSCDAMMGVHGAGLTNMVFLRSGAALVHVVPYGVEFMADGFYGAPARDMGLRHVRYSVGPDESTLLEKYGRNHAVVRDPEAVRSGGWEKVGEVYMTEQDVVLNVTRS, from the exons ATGGGGTCGCCCAAGGCGGCCAAGAGCATGGTGAAGCAACGCATCTGGCGTCACCGGCTCGTCGCGCCGTTCGCTGCCGTTCTCATCACGGCCGTCGTCGTATTCTCCGGCCTGTTCGCGCAGGACCCAAGTG CCACCTCGGAGTTCACTGCCGTGAACGCGGGTAACACCCTGCCAGTGCGCGATAAGTCGGAATCCACAG CCAGAGGATCTCCCAACAAGGAGGATCTTGCAACAGCTGCATTTGAGCAAGAATTGGATGTTGGAAATTCTG AGCCCAATCAAGCTTTCCAAGGCACCGTGCCTGCAGCAGGCGAGAGAGGGACAGCAACGGCAGTGCCGGTCCAACGAGAAAGAAGCAGTGGAGGATCTG AACCTGAAGAGAAGCAATCGCCCCCACAGGAccaggaaggagaagaaacctcTGCTAAGTCAG GTTTAGTCCAGTACACAACATGCACACCTCGAACGGGAGCAACCGTCTGTGATCTCTCCAACCAGCGGTACGACATCTGTGAGCTTTGCGGTGATGCTCGCGCCATTGGCCGCTCCTCCACCGTAATGTACGTCCCACAGCCCCTTACTTCCAACGGTGAAGAGTGGAACATTCCAGCACAATCACGGAAGAGCCTTCCATGGATCAAGAAGGTGACTGTCAAAACCCTGAAGGCTTCCCAACAGGCGCCAAGCTGCACATCCAGGCACACCATGCCAGCCATCGTCTTTGCGTTGGGCGGGTTCACAGGAAACGTCTGGCACGACGTGAGCGACGTCCTTGTCCCTCTGTTCCTTACCGCCCGCCAGTTCGACCAAGATGTCCAGCTACTCGTCACCGACAACCGGCCCTGGTTCATCAAGAAATACTCGGCAATCCTCCGCCGCCTCACGAGACACAGTGTCATCGATTTCGATGCAGACGACGAGGTGAGGTGCTATCCGCATGTCATCGTCGGGCTGAGGAGCCACCGGGACCTCGGCATCGATCCGGACTCCACGCCGCAGAAGAACTACACGATGGTGGATTTCCGTCTGTTTGTCCGCGAAGCCTACGGACTGCCCGCGCCTGGAGTGGACATACCGTACAGGGCTGACAAAGACGAGCCCGAGAAGAAGAAGCCCCGGATGATGCTCATCGAGCGGGGCAAGACGCGGAGGCTCGTGAACACGCCTGACGTTCTACTCGGGCTTGGCTGGTTCGGCTTCGAGGTGGTCAGGGCGGATCCAAGGACCCACTCTGACCTCGAGGAGTTTGCCCGCCTAGTCGACTCGTGTGACGCGATGATGGGCGTCCACGGTGCCGGTTTGACCAACATGGTGTTCCTGaggtcgggcgcggcgctggtgcACGTCGTGCCCTACGGGGTCGAGTTCATGGCTGACGGGTTCTACGGCGCGCCTGCGAGGGACATGGGCCTCAGGCATGTGCGGTACAGCGTCGGTCCAGACGAGAGCACGCTGCTGGAGAAGTACGGCAGGAACCATGCGGTGGTGAGAGACCCGGAGGCCGTAAGGAGCGGCGGATGGGAGAAGGTCGGGGAGGTCTACATGACCGAGCAGGACGTCGTGCTCAACGTGACGAG GAGCTAG